One window of the Triticum dicoccoides isolate Atlit2015 ecotype Zavitan chromosome 3B, WEW_v2.0, whole genome shotgun sequence genome contains the following:
- the LOC119274706 gene encoding threonine--tRNA ligase, mitochondrial 1-like, with translation MLICLRRGLSLLRQRQPPPRLPPRLLLHLSAEPMGDPAVAPDAPYLEAVTQKRIRIFEEIQARQALERLNIGGDPIRVTLPDGAIKEGKKWISTPMDIASGISTGLAASCLIAQVNGVLWDMTRPLEGDCDLKLFKFDSNEGRDTFWHSSAHILGESLERVYGCKLCIGPCTTRGEGFYYDAHYKDLTLNDTHFGLIDKQAKKAVAEKQPFERIEVSRAEALEVFAENEFKVEIINELPEDKTITVYRCGPLVDLCRGPHIPNTSFVKAFACLKASASYWRGKADRESLQRVYGISFPDSKRLKEYQHMIEEAKKRDHRLLGQSQKLFFFHPLSPGSCFFLPHGAIIYNKLMDFLRKEYRERGYQEVLSPNIYNMQLWETSGHAANYKDNMFVFEIEKQEFGLKPMNCPGHCLMFGHEVRSYRELPLRMADFGVLHRNELSGALTGLTRVRRFQQDDAHIFCTESQIKDEVRACLEFIDYVYKIFGFEYELELSTRPEKYLGDIETWNKAEQQLTEALNEFGKPWKINEADGAFYGPKIDIGVFDALKRKFQCATLQLDFQLPLRFKLTYSAEDEAKLERPVMIHRAILGSVERMFAILLEHYNGKWPLWLSPRQAIVCCVSANSLTYAKEVHAQIRAAGFHVDIDMTDRTIQKKVREAQLAQFNYILVVGAKEAESGKVSLRVRDRADLSTESIADVIARFNDEVASFQ, from the exons ATGCTTATCTGCCTCCGACGAGGCCTCTCCCTCCTCCGGCAGCGCCAGCCCCCGCCCCGGCTCccgccccgcctcctcctccacctctccgcCGAGCCGATGGGCGACCCGGCTGTCGCGCCGGACGCGCCCTACCTGGAGGCGGTGACGCAGAAGCGGATCCGCATCTTCGAGGAGATCCAGGCCCGGCAGGCCCTCGAGCGCCTCAACATCGGCGGCGACCCCATCAG AGTAACTTTGCCTGATGGTGCGATAAAGGAAGGCAAGAAGTGGATATCGACCCCGATGGATATCGCCTCGGGGATATCAACTGGGTTAGCGGCCAGCTGTCTGATAGCTCAGGTGAACGGTGTACTCTGGGACATGACGAGGCCGTTGGAAGGTGACTGCGACCTGAAGCTGTTCAAGTTCGACAGCAACGAAGGGCGTGACACGTTCTGGCACTCAAGTGCTCATATTCTTGGAGAA TCTCTCGAGAGGGTGTATGGCTGCAAGTTGTGCATTGGACCTTGTACTACAAGAGGAGAG GGTTTTTACTACGACGCCCACTACAAGGACTTGACACTGAATGATACACACTTTGGTCTCATTGACAAGCAAGCTAAAAAGGCTGTTGCG GAGAAGCAACCATTTGAACGCATTGAAGTCTCCAGAGCAGAAGCTCTTGAAGTTTTTGCGGAAAATGAATTTAAG GTTGAAATAATTAACGAATTGCCCGAGGACAAGACCATTACAGTATACAGATGTGGTCCTTTGGTCGACCTTTGCCGTGGCCCGCACATCCCAAATACTTCCTTTGTTAAAGCTTTCGCTTGCCTCAAG gcttcagcaTCATACTGGAGAGGAAAAGCAGACCGTGAGAGCCTGCAGAGAGTATATGGAATCTCTTTCCCTGATTCTAAACGTCTCAAG GAATATCAACATATGATAGAGGAAGCTAAGAAACGCGATCATAGGTTATTAGGGCAGTCCCAGAAACTCTTCTTTTTCCATCCACTTAG CCCAGGTAGCTGCTTCTTCCTTCCACATGGCGCTATAATATATAACAAATTGATGGATTTTTTGCGCAAGGAGTATAGAGAGAGAGGCTACCAAGAG GTTCTGAgtccaaatatttacaacatgcaaCTTTGGGAAACCTCTGGACATGCTGCAAACTACAAGGACAACATGTTTGTTTTTGAG ATCGAGAAACAAGAATTTGGCCTTAAGCCAATGAATTGTCCTGGCCATTGCCTAATGTTTGGACACGAGGTTCGATCgtatagag AGTTGCCTCTCCGCATGGCTGATTTTGGAGTTCTGCACAGAAATGAACTTAGTGGTGCACTTACAGGTTTGACACGTGTCAGAAGATTCCAACAG GACGATGCCCATATTTTCTGCACGGAGAGCCAA ATCAAGGATGAAGTTCGGGCTTGCTTGGAGTTCATTGATTATGTTTATAAAATATTTGGGTTTGAATATGAGCTGGAGTTATCAACG AGACCAGAGAAGTATTTAGGTGACATTGAGACCTGGAACAAAGCAGAGCAACAACTGACAGAAGCATTGAATGAGTTTGGGAAGCCATGGAAG ATAAATGAAGCAGATGGTGCTTTCTATGGCCCGAAAATAGATATTGGTGTGTTTGATGCCCTCAAGAGGAAATTTCAGTGTGCAACTCTACAG CTTGATTTTCAGCTGCCACTTCGCTTCAAGTTGACTTATTCTGCAGAGGATGAAGCCAAGCTTGAGAGGCCTGTAATGATACACAGGGCAATACTAGGATCAGTCGAAAGGATGTTTGCCATTCTTTTGGAGCACTATAATGGTAAATGGCCGTTGTGGTTAAGCCCCCGACAAGCCATTGTTTGCTGTGTATCTGCCAATTCACTAACATATGCAAAAGAG GTTCATGCTCAGATACGTGCAGCTGGTTTTCATGTTGACATTGACATGACTGATAGAACAATTCAAAAGAAG GTGCGGGAGGCTCAGTTAGCCCAATTCAACTATATTCTAGTCGTCGGCGCAAAAGAGGCAGAGTCTGGAAAG GTCTCTCTGAGGGTAAGAGACAGGGCAGACCTATCCACAGAGAGCATTGCTGACGTCATCGCACGTTTTAACGACGAAGTTGCGTCCTTCCAGTGA
- the LOC119274707 gene encoding probable tRNA-splicing endonuclease subunit Sen2, translated as MDMPGPRWKKGKDGKDFSALAAAQPMSSIVAKLRSSLKESKVVATLSTGGGDAVLAVNPQQAALLNRAAFGRALENAGAEKQWFQLGAEEVFYLRHALECIVVESASKDLMSQGELWDRLCSTSESFPEMYKAYSHLRSKNWVVRSGLQYGTDFVAYRHHPALVHSEFAVVVVPEGSGFGGRCGRLKVWSDLLCALRASGSVAKTLLVLTISSNVCELRSPDCLEQLVVHERTITRWIAQQCREQRSKPCREEAYKEEQDHTGETVVFNYWGVILGFTVLSSLLVYLRLRQ; from the coding sequence ATGGACATGCCTGGTCCAAGATGGAAGAAGGGCAAAGACGGCAAGGATTTCTCAGCTCTGGCAGCAGCCCAGCCCATGTCAAGCATTGTTGCCAAGCTCCGGTCTTCACTGAAAGAATCAAAAGTTGTGGCAACTTTATCTACCGGGGGCGGGGATGCGGTTCTTGCCGTGAACCCGCAGCAAGCCGCGCTTCTGAACCGTGCCGCCTTTGGCCGGGCACTGGAAAACGCCGGAGCCGAGAAGCAGTGGTTCCAGCTGGGCGCCGAGGAGGTCTTCTACCTTCGCCATGCTTTGGAGTGCATCGTGGTCGAGTCGGCGAGCAAGGACCTGATGAGCCAAGGGGAGCTGTGGGATCGCCTATGCTCCACATCAGAGTCGTTTCCCGAGATGTACAAGGCATACTCGCATCTCAGGTCGAAGAACTGGGTGGTGCGGTCAGGTTTGCAGTATGGGACGGATTTCGTCGCTTACCGTCATCACCCGGCGCTCGTCCACTCGGAGTTTGCTGTGGTTGTGGTTCCGGAAGGATCGGGGTTCGGCGGTAGGTGTGGCCGCCTGAAGGTGTGGTCTGATCTACTGTGCGCACTCCGAGCTTCTGGCAGTGTGGCCAAGACACTGCTGGTCCTGACAATCTCCAGCAATGTCTGTGAACTGAGATCCCCAGATTGTTTGGAACAGCTGGTTGTTCATGAAAGAACTATTACAAGGTGGATAGCCCAGCAGTGCCGTGAGCAGCGAAGTAAACCGTGCAGAGAAGAAGCATACAAGGAAGAACAAGATCACACAGGAGAAACTGTTGTTTTCAACTATTGGGGTGTAATACTAGGCTTCACAGTTCTTTCTAGCCTGCTTGTATATCTGAGATTGCGACAGTAA